The segment GTAAGGTGTTACGTATGTGAGCGGCTTCACGTTTGCTCTCTTTAGAGCGGTTTTTTGAGGTGCTCTTATCTTCATCCGCCTCAGGTGTGGCAGCAGAGTTCTCTTGTTCAACAAAGTGTTCCAGATAGTGATCAAGATCTTCACCAACGGCGTGTAAACGTTCTTGAGAAATGGCAACAAACCGGTCACATACACTTTCGAGCAGTGACCGGTCATGTGAAACCAAAACAAAGGTGCCTTGGTAGGACTCTAAAGCTTCTTCAAGGGCAGCTCGTGAAGGCATGTCCAGGTGATTGGTGGGTTCATCAAGTAGTAGGAAGTTGGCACCACTTAGAAAGAGTCGAGCAAGGGCTAGTCGGGCTTTTTCACCGCCAGAGAGTACAGAAACCTGCTTTTCCACAGTTTGACCGGAAAAAAGTAGGCCTCCTAAGACTGTGCGTAGTTGGGTTTCGGTTGTACCCGCAGGGGCTACCATACGGGCTGACTCAAGTATGGTATCTTCGGGGCGTAAAGACTCTAAGGCGTGCTGAGCAAAAAAGCCTGGTTTCACCCGGTCCCCCAAATTGACCAGACCCTGTGTGGCCTCAATATCCCCACAAAGTAGTTTTAAGAGTGTTGATTTACCTCGGCCGTTTGGCCCCAGCAGCCCTATGCGTGATCCTTTGCTGATTTCAAGTTCAGCTTTGGCAAAAACTTGTGTCTCCCCATACGCCATATCCATTTTATCGATGGTTACCACTTGTGATGCGCAAGGGGGTGGATCTGGTAGCCGAATAATGGGGGCAGCCCGTCCCTGGCCAGGGGCTTCTACTTTTTGGGCTTCCATTTTTTGCATCTGTTTTACGCGGCTTTGAACCTGTTTGGCTTTAGTCGCTTTGGCACGAAAACGCGAGATGAAGCGTTGCATCGCTTCCAGTTTTTCAGCCTGTTTAGCAGCTTGTTTGCTGAGTAACTCAGCCTGTTCAGCTTTCCAATGTAAATAGGCGTCGAAGCTTCCCTTATAGCGCGTGAGTTTACCGTCTTCGAGTTCCACGGTTATACGGGTTGTTCGTTGCAGAAAGTCCCGATCATGTGAAATTAAAATATAGGCACCGGAGAGTCCCGACAAGTAACGCTCTAGCCAAGCGACAGACTCCAGGTCTAGGTGGTTTGTTGGTTCATCAAGCAGCATTAAGTCAGGTGCTGAGAATAGTAACTGTGCCAGGGCAACGCGCATACGCCACCCTCCTGAAAAAGCATCCAATGGCTGCTTAAGGTCTGTTGTTGTAAAGCCTAAGCCCAGTAAAATTGCCCCTGCGCGTGCTTCAGCCGTATAAGCATCCAGATCTTCAAGGGCATGGTCAATATCGCCAAGCTGGGTGATCCACTGTTCATAATCGGAATGGTCGGGTTCATCGATGATTTGTTGCTGCAGCTGTTCCCGTTGATCAGATAAGCTCAACAGTTGCGGGATGCCCCCCAGTGTTTCTTGTAAAATTGAGCGATGAGAAGGTGTTAGCTCCTGGCGTAAAACACCAATACGCATATGTGGCGGGTGTCGTTCAACCCGACCTGAATCGAGGGATTCCGTCTCTTCAATAATCCGGAATAAGGTGGTTTTTCCCATACCGTTTAGGCCAATTAATCCTACTTTTTCTCCAGGATGAATGACCAAGTCGGTATGGGTGAGTATTTGGGTGGCCCCAAATCGTTTTTCCACTTTTTCCAGGCGTAACATGCAAAACCTCATCAACCATTGAACATTTAGGTGGGGTGCTTCATCCAACCTTGGTAAAGGGGCTCTATCATACGGTTTATCACAACAGGAGGCGAGGCATGATAGGCTATGTAAAGGGAAATTGGGCCGTTGTGGTGGTTATCTTAGGGATGATGATCCCTCAGGCACAGGCCGGGTCTCAAAGCTGGCCGGTTTACGATGCACTTCTTCAGACCTATGTCAAAGTGGGGCATGTAGAGAGAGGGTTGTCGTTAAACTGGGTGGATTATCAAGGTTTAAAGTCGGACCCCCGTTGGGAGCGTGTGGTCATCAAGCTACAAGAGACTCCCGTTGAATCTTTACAAACCAAAGCTGATAAACTGGCATTTTATATCAATGCTTACAATATATTGGCCATAAAAATGGTGATTGATAACTGGCCCGTCAAAAGCATTAAAGATGTTGGATCCTGGTTATGGCCGGTATGGAAGCACAACGCGGGTATTGTGCATGGCAAGCTCATGACGCTGGATGAGTTGGAACATAAAATTTTACGGAAACTGGCAGAACCAAGGATACACTTTGCCATTGTCTGTGCTTCCCGTAGTTGCCCAGATCTACGACCAACAGCCTATAGTGCTGAAAGTTTAGACCAGCAGCTGGATGAACAGACAAGACTCTTTTTAGCCAATTCTGTGAAGGGGTTGTACCGTTCCGGTAACACGGTTCATGTTTCACAAATCTTTCACTGGTTTAAGTCTGACTTTGTTGATCTACCCAACTTCCTGCGGCATCATACGCCTAAAGCATGGCCTTCTGGCAAAATCCAAGCAGATATACCCTACGATTGGGCTCTAAATGGTCACTAACTAAGGCTTAATTATATGCACCTTTATCTATTAATTTTTCTGCTCTTTTTCGGTTTTGGGTTGATGTGGTGGTTACGCCGTGCGGCAAAGGTAAGTGACATACCGCAAATAAGCCATATGCCTGATGAACATCCAAGCCCCATCATACATTGTGACTCAAAGGGTCATCTTCACTACGTCAATCAGGCGGCCAGAGCGTGGCTTACCTTCTGGCATGGTTCAGATCAAGTCATGTTCTTGCCTGCTGACCTGATGCTTAGCGTGCAAAATGCCATGCAGGAACAGCACGGGCAGACTCTTGAGATCCGCATTGGTGAACAGGTGTTTGCTGTGCAAATACATCATCCAGGTGATCATAAGCTGCTTCAATTACATGGGACGGATGTCACCCGCCTGGTCGGTGAGCGGGATCATTTAAAATCTTTGGCGCGATTTCCTGAAGAGAATGCCAACCCGGTCTTACGTGTGGATGGTAAGGGAAGTGTTTTGTTCTCCAATGCTGCGAGTGAGCCGTTGATCTCCTCTTTAGGAGGAGAGTCTCTGGATCAAGCGTGGTTGGATGTCATTGCCGATACCCTTGCCTGGGGAGATGAACGAGAGCTACACCTAATAACGGATATAGAGACCTTTCAGCTACGTTTGGCACCCATCACAGAGACTGGTTATGTCAACATTTATGCAACCAGTGTGACGCAGCGAATTGAAGCTGAAAAAAGAGCATTAAGTTTGGCCCGTTTTCCTGAAGAGAACATTAACCCGGTCATGCGTGTGGCCAGTGGTGGTGGTGTTCTTTACCATAATGCTGCCAGTCAACCTGTGCTTCAAGCATGGGGGATTGATCAGGAAGAGAAACCCACATTGACCTCGCCGTGGAAAGAGATGATTGAAGATGCTCTAAACAGTGGTGAAGAGTTGGC is part of the Magnetococcus sp. PR-3 genome and harbors:
- a CDS encoding DUF547 domain-containing protein; amino-acid sequence: MIGYVKGNWAVVVVILGMMIPQAQAGSQSWPVYDALLQTYVKVGHVERGLSLNWVDYQGLKSDPRWERVVIKLQETPVESLQTKADKLAFYINAYNILAIKMVIDNWPVKSIKDVGSWLWPVWKHNAGIVHGKLMTLDELEHKILRKLAEPRIHFAIVCASRSCPDLRPTAYSAESLDQQLDEQTRLFLANSVKGLYRSGNTVHVSQIFHWFKSDFVDLPNFLRHHTPKAWPSGKIQADIPYDWALNGH
- a CDS encoding ABC-F family ATP-binding cassette domain-containing protein, producing MLRLEKVEKRFGATQILTHTDLVIHPGEKVGLIGLNGMGKTTLFRIIEETESLDSGRVERHPPHMRIGVLRQELTPSHRSILQETLGGIPQLLSLSDQREQLQQQIIDEPDHSDYEQWITQLGDIDHALEDLDAYTAEARAGAILLGLGFTTTDLKQPLDAFSGGWRMRVALAQLLFSAPDLMLLDEPTNHLDLESVAWLERYLSGLSGAYILISHDRDFLQRTTRITVELEDGKLTRYKGSFDAYLHWKAEQAELLSKQAAKQAEKLEAMQRFISRFRAKATKAKQVQSRVKQMQKMEAQKVEAPGQGRAAPIIRLPDPPPCASQVVTIDKMDMAYGETQVFAKAELEISKGSRIGLLGPNGRGKSTLLKLLCGDIEATQGLVNLGDRVKPGFFAQHALESLRPEDTILESARMVAPAGTTETQLRTVLGGLLFSGQTVEKQVSVLSGGEKARLALARLFLSGANFLLLDEPTNHLDMPSRAALEEALESYQGTFVLVSHDRSLLESVCDRFVAISQERLHAVGEDLDHYLEHFVEQENSAATPEADEDKSTSKNRSKESKREAAHIRNTLHQQTKPFRTKLTKCEKLIQTLEAEKEVMDAALTDSSLYDEANKETLKSLLETSSQTEKSLAKAWEEWETLSMEIETLEEAAKEALNET